The Methylomusa anaerophila genome has a segment encoding these proteins:
- a CDS encoding M23 family metallopeptidase, translated as MHILPKTHNEQQVGSRRLPVVSVRWIVSLLCLLILLTGIFTHHRAISAGSSATSKLEPVRPSGGGQTQDIEKMARSTDKLATKPSIWPVSGAVTSGFGWRISPWGDGNEFHPGIDIANSMGTPVVATADGKVVESGYSEGYGNIVQIDHGNGIATIYGHNSSIIVSVGQSVRKGQIISYVGSTGKSTGPHVHYEVRVNGTAVDPIGFMVLY; from the coding sequence ATGCATATTCTGCCCAAAACGCATAATGAGCAGCAAGTAGGCAGCAGGCGGCTGCCTGTTGTTTCTGTCAGATGGATTGTTTCGCTGTTGTGCTTACTTATCCTATTGACAGGAATTTTTACCCATCACCGGGCAATCAGTGCGGGCAGTAGTGCAACATCTAAGTTGGAACCTGTCCGGCCTAGCGGAGGCGGACAGACGCAAGACATTGAAAAAATGGCCAGGAGTACTGATAAATTGGCGACTAAGCCTTCCATCTGGCCGGTTAGCGGCGCAGTCACCTCGGGTTTTGGCTGGCGTATTTCCCCTTGGGGCGACGGTAATGAATTTCATCCGGGGATTGACATTGCCAACAGTATGGGTACGCCTGTCGTTGCCACTGCTGATGGTAAGGTTGTGGAGAGTGGATACTCCGAGGGCTATGGTAATATCGTGCAAATTGATCATGGCAACGGCATTGCAACTATTTATGGACATAACTCCAGCATAATAGTAAGCGTCGGTCAAAGTGTGAGAAAGGGTCAGATTATTTCTTATGTGGGCAGTACAGGGAAAAGTACAGGCCCGCATGTTCATTATGAAGTCAGAGTAAATGGCACCGCTGTTGATCCTATTGGCTTTATGGTTCTGTATTAA
- a CDS encoding efflux RND transporter periplasmic adaptor subunit, with translation MERITKKYRLIIALTAVICLVALLLAANYNLFPFVPRTRHTVSQAPVTLTAVPVGTVNKSIYIVRTGSTESSESVPVNAAFSGLLSELYVTAGQAVKAGQPLFTLQGSSEAAGNQTAGVSPQAQANYDNALKEYNRYQKLFEIGGIPRRQMEMAAARLQEAKESLNSTQSSSVPINGSATINAPIDGIVTAIAAALGQGVQAGQQLISLGSGQEVEVVVHLDQNDLYLVHLGTPATIDISQQSIAGQVCRIYPQVEANQIPSFLAHTKLTNNPAGLLKSGMSVNVRIDTGRTAVVPAVPAASVLRDDHGQNFIYLAANGKAAIQPISIGETIGDFTEITSDLPEQSLVITTNINDIKDGDAITVMQ, from the coding sequence GTGGAAAGAATCACCAAAAAATACCGCCTTATTATTGCCCTAACCGCAGTTATCTGTCTGGTGGCGCTGCTATTGGCCGCCAATTACAACCTGTTTCCGTTTGTACCCCGGACCCGGCATACTGTTTCGCAAGCGCCGGTTACTCTTACGGCTGTACCGGTAGGTACCGTAAATAAGTCAATATATATTGTCCGCACGGGTTCTACCGAAAGCTCGGAATCCGTCCCTGTCAACGCCGCATTCTCCGGTCTCCTCAGCGAGCTATACGTAACGGCAGGCCAGGCAGTGAAAGCCGGTCAGCCTCTATTTACGCTGCAAGGGTCCTCGGAAGCAGCAGGAAATCAAACGGCAGGAGTTTCGCCGCAGGCCCAAGCCAATTATGACAATGCCCTGAAAGAATATAACCGCTATCAAAAATTATTCGAAATTGGGGGTATTCCCCGCCGGCAAATGGAGATGGCCGCGGCCCGCCTGCAAGAAGCAAAAGAAAGCTTAAACTCAACCCAGTCCTCTAGTGTCCCCATAAATGGCTCCGCCACTATTAACGCGCCGATCGACGGCATAGTGACTGCTATAGCCGCTGCCCTCGGGCAAGGGGTGCAGGCCGGTCAACAGCTGATATCCTTAGGAAGCGGTCAGGAAGTAGAGGTTGTCGTTCATCTTGACCAAAATGACTTGTATCTGGTCCATTTGGGCACCCCGGCTACAATAGACATATCGCAACAAAGTATCGCGGGTCAAGTTTGCAGAATCTATCCTCAGGTTGAAGCCAACCAGATTCCTTCCTTCCTTGCCCATACTAAACTCACTAATAATCCGGCCGGTTTACTAAAATCCGGTATGTCGGTTAATGTTCGTATCGACACCGGCAGAACAGCCGTAGTCCCCGCCGTTCCTGCCGCATCGGTACTCCGGGATGACCATGGCCAAAATTTTATATACCTGGCAGCTAATGGCAAAGCTGCAATCCAACCAATAAGTATCGGGGAAACCATCGGCGATTTCACGGAAATTACCTCCGACCTGCCGGAACAAAGCCTGGTCATAACGACCAACATAAATGATATAAAAGATGGCGATGCCATCACAGTGATGCAATAA